One genomic region from Oncorhynchus gorbuscha isolate QuinsamMale2020 ecotype Even-year linkage group LG13, OgorEven_v1.0, whole genome shotgun sequence encodes:
- the LOC123993539 gene encoding protein ATP1B4-like: MEPISTAGGAEEEHHGNYSPNPSAEAPPGKHAVSEALEEVQEELIEHQPLEQEDLNFEKWKPKPKPKRTLHEKAGDVKTYLWNAETREFMGRTGHSWFLIILFYTALYAFLAAMFGACMWCLMLSISPYHPTHNDRVMPPGMTMSPQLDGHYEIAFNASDRKSWKKYAKLMEEQLRPYNDAVQEQRNIQCPQDAYFMQDEQGESAERKACQFKRSWLGECSGLQDPHFGFSQGKPCILLRMNRILGYLPGHGTPVNVTCGVKKGAPESLGELQFFPKSIFNLMYYPYYGKLRHVNYTAPVVAVRFNGLQYDTHIVVKCKLNGKGIINDSPTDRFLGSVSFSFDVGA, from the exons ATGGAGCCCATTTCTACGGCGGGAGGGGCTGAGGAAGAGCACCATGGAAACTACTCACCAAATCCA TCTGCAGAGGCGCCGCCTGGAAAGCACGCCGTGTCAGAGGCCTTGGAAGAGGTGCAAGAGGAGTTGATAGAACATCAACCTCTGGAGCAGGAAGACCTGAACTTTGAGAAATGGAAGCCCAAGCCCAAACCTAAGAGAACGCTCCACGAGAAAGCAGGCGATGTGAAGACATATCTGTGGAACGCAGAGACCAGAGAGTTCATGGGCCGCACTGGGCATAGCTGGT TTCTGATCATCCTCTTCTACACGGCACTGTATGCATTCCTGGCAGCCATGTTTGGTGCCTGTATGTGGTGCCTCATGCTGTCTATCAGCCCCTACCATCCAACCCACAACGACAGGGTGATGCCACCAG GTATGACGATGTCCCCACAACTGGATGGGCACTATGAGATCGCCTTCAATGCATCTGACCGCAAGTCTTGGAAGAAGTATGCAAAGCTAATGGAAGAACAACTAAGAC CATACAATGATGCCGTACAGGAGCAGAGGAACATCCAGTGTCCGCAGGACGCGTACTTCATGCAGGATGAAcaaggggaaagcgcagagaggaAGGCGTGCCAGTTCAAGAGGTCCTGGCTGGGCGAGTGCTCGGGGCTCCAGGACCCCCACTTTGGATTCTCCCAGGGGAAACCCTGCATCCTCCTCCGAATGAACCGG ATACTGGGCTATTTACCTGGCCATGGCACTCCCGTAAACGTGACCTGTGGAGTCAAG AAAGGTGCGCCAGAAAGCTTAGGAGAACTTCAGTTCTTCCCAAAAAGCATTTTCAACCTGATGTACTACCCTTACTATGGGAAGCTGAGACAT GTAAACTACACAGCACCGGTGGTGGCCGTGCGCTTCAATGGGCTGCAGTATGACACCCACATTGTTGTAAAATGCAAACTCAATGGCAAGGGCATCATCAATGATTCGCCTACCGATCGCTTCCTAGGCAGTGTGTCCTTCTCCTTCGATGTGGGCGCATAG